Proteins found in one Serratia plymuthica genomic segment:
- a CDS encoding YciN family protein has product MRINTIPIGREALLQEANKIIRQHSDYLQGMVANDVEQKGSVLVFRGEFFLDQDGLPTVKTTAVFNMFKHLAHVLSEKYHLVD; this is encoded by the coding sequence ATGCGCATTAATACCATCCCCATTGGCCGCGAGGCCCTGCTGCAAGAAGCAAATAAAATTATTCGACAGCATAGCGATTATCTGCAAGGCATGGTGGCTAACGATGTTGAACAAAAAGGCAGCGTTTTAGTTTTCCGTGGCGAATTCTTTTTGGATCAGGATGGATTACCTACGGTAAAAACCACTGCAGTATTTAATATGTTTAAACATTTGGCCCATGTACTTTCCGAAAAATATCATTTGGTCGATTAA